The following DNA comes from Gordonia zhaorongruii.
GGGCGCCGTCGCGGCGGCGACCGGTGTCCGGGAACGTCTCCGCCGGTAGTCGCCGGTCAGTTCTCGCCGAGAACCTCCCGGAACACCGCCTCGAACCCATCCGCGGTCGTCGACCACGAGTACCGCCGTGACCGGACGCGGGCTGCGTCCCCCAGTTCGGTGAGCCGCGCCCGATCAGCAGCCAGCGATCCAGTCGCAGCGGTGAGTTCGTCGACGTCATCCACCAGCACGCCGGTCTCCCCGTCGACTATCGAGTCCGTCAGGCCCGCCGAACTCCGGTAGCCGATCGTCGGTACCGAGTGCTGGGCGGCTTCGATCACCGCGAGACCCCATCCTTCCTTGCGGGACGGCATCAGGTGCAGGTCGGCGTTCGCGAGGAGTTCGTGCTTGCGGACATCGTCGACGTGCCCGTGGAACGTCACCCGATCGTCGATGCCCAACTCGGTTGCCGACGCACGCAACTCGTCGTTCCACCAGCCACCGCCGACCACATCCAGGCGCAGGCGCACGCCACTGTCCCGGAGCCGGCCCGCCACGGTGAGCGCGTCCTCCACCTGCTTGTGCGGCACCAGCCGCGAGACGACGATCAGCCGCAGGTCCTCGGCGACCGCTCGCTCGGCGAGTCCTTCCGGCACCGGGTCCACGCCATTGCGCACGACGGCGATCCGGTTCCGGTCCACGCCCAGCCCGACCAGCTCGGCCGCCGACGGCTCCGACACCGTCACGTACCGGTGGTCGCGGTGCACGCGTGGTGACAACCATGATTCGATCCACCAACCGAGCCGGGACAGCACCGGACCGGCTACCGGCCACTGCTCACGGTGACAGTGGTGCACGAGGACGACCGTCGGCGCGGACGCGACGAGAGCGGCGAAGAACGGCACGCCGTTCTGGGTATCGACCACCACGTCTGGCCGGTATCCGGCCAGCCTGCCGCGACCCAGGCGTGCCGCTGCGAGCATCAGCAGGGTTCGCGGGTAGACGGAGAGTCGGCCGCCGGTGCGGACGATGCGCAGACCATCGCGCATCTGCCGGTGCGGGGCACCACGGTATCGTGCCGTGACCAGGGTGACTCGCGATCCGCGGCGGGCCAGTTCGGCGCCCACCCGTTCGAGGTACCGTTCGCTGCCGCCGCCTTGCGGATGACCGGTGTCACGCCAGCACAGCAGGAGGACGTCGGCCGGTACGGAGTCGGCTGGTCGGGAGGGGCCTTCCTCGGGAGTCAGGTCCTGCGCAATCACCTCATCGAGGATATGCGACGCTGACTGAATGCCCGCGTCCAGCTTCGCCAGCCGCGCCACCGCGTCCCGGTCGGTCCGGCTGTTCCGCGAGTTCCGGCATGAGCAGACCGAGCCCGACCGGTTCTATCAGGCCCTCGCCGACGACACCGCCGCGATGATCGCCGACCTGCACTCCGAACCGCTCACCGACGCGGCGGTGCTCGACGTGGGCGGCGGTCCGGGTTTCTTCGCCGACGCCTTCACCGACCGCGGCGCGCGGTACCTGTCGGTCGAGCCCGATGCGGGCGAGATGCACGCCGCAGGCATCGACCATCGGACGGCGGTCCGCGCGCAGGGCCAGCATCTTCCGTTCGCCACCGGCAGCGTCGACGTCTGCTATTCGTCGAACGTCGCCGAGCACACCGACCGTCCGTGGGAGATGGCCGACGAGATGGTCCGGGTGACCTGCCCCGGCGGGACCATCGTGCTGAGCTACACCCTGTGGTGGGGGCCGTTCGGCGGCCACGAGATGGGGCTGACCCATTACGTGGGCGGACACCGCGCAGCACGCTGGTACACCCGGCGGCACGGTCATCCGCCGAAGAACCTCTACGGGGAGTCGCTGTTCCCGATCACCGCGGCGGCCGGGCTCCGGTGGGCCCGGAACGCGGAGCACGCCGAACTGCAGGCCGCGTT
Coding sequences within:
- a CDS encoding glycosyltransferase family 4 protein, with the translated sequence MIAQDLTPEEGPSRPADSVPADVLLLCWRDTGHPQGGGSERYLERVGAELARRGSRVTLVTARYRGAPHRQMRDGLRIVRTGGRLSVYPRTLLMLAAARLGRGRLAGYRPDVVVDTQNGVPFFAALVASAPTVVLVHHCHREQWPVAGPVLSRLGWWIESWLSPRVHRDHRYVTVSEPSAAELVGLGVDRNRIAVVRNGVDPVPEGLAERAVAEDLRLIVVSRLVPHKQVEDALTVAGRLRDSGVRLRLDVVGGGWWNDELRASATELGIDDRVTFHGHVDDVRKHELLANADLHLMPSRKEGWGLAVIEAAQHSVPTIGYRSSAGLTDSIVDGETGVLVDDVDELTAATGSLAADRARLTELGDAARVRSRRYSWSTTADGFEAVFREVLGEN
- a CDS encoding class I SAM-dependent methyltransferase, yielding MPASSFASRATASRSVRLFREFRHEQTEPDRFYQALADDTAAMIADLHSEPLTDAAVLDVGGGPGFFADAFTDRGARYLSVEPDAGEMHAAGIDHRTAVRAQGQHLPFATGSVDVCYSSNVAEHTDRPWEMADEMVRVTCPGGTIVLSYTLWWGPFGGHEMGLTHYVGGHRAARWYTRRHGHPPKNLYGESLFPITAAAGLRWARNAEHAELQAAFPRYLPRWAWPVVRIPVAREVGATNLVLVLRRV